From the Pseudomonadota bacterium genome, the window CAACGCCGGGGTGGGCTCAGGACGCATCATCAAAGGAGGTGAAATGAAAGAAATTTGTCAAGATAATTTATATGATAATTTATATGATAATTTATATGAAAGGAGCAATTTATTCTGAATTATATTCTGTAAGACTTTGTGAATGGTGATTCTGTATTAATCGATTTTCCTGTGTAATAACAGGGTATAATAAAATTATAGGAGGCAATAATGAAGAAGAAACTGGTAGGGTTAATGGTAGGATTAGTAATCATTGGTATTGCAGCATTACATGACGAAGCAAATGCTTCCTTATATCGGTTGGAAGCTTCTATCCTAGTAGACAGAGTCCACTCCTACACCTGGACAGTTGGGAGTGGTGGGTCTAATCCAATACCACTTCCGTCGGGAATGAATGTGAACGCCGGTGATCTTGCGACCATCGTATTCGAGTACGAAGTGACCAACACAACTCCTAATCAAATCATTGACTCAAACGGCGATACGAAAAATTACTTGTATGGAATAAACCAAGACTTTTATCCGGGTTTTTTTTCCGCCAGTGTTAGCATCAACGGTCAACAATGGCGACTAAGTTCCGAACTCAATACGCTGACGGAGGGCGGGCTGTATATGTCCGAAGGCCCTCTGTCTCCTGGTAGTGACGACAGATGGCAGCAAGTGCAATGGAGAATCAACTCCTACGACGACTTCGCCGATACTGAGTTTCCCTTCTCGTACGGGGACGAAGACATAACGATGAATCTTCGGGATATTACACCGCCAAACGAACTCTATGGACTTCCGCTTTCCGTTCCCACTTCAGAGGACGATCTTCATCTGCCGGCTCTGGATTCGGACACCTACATCAGTTTTAGTTCGTGGGGGGATATTGACGCTGATACGGGCATCGGATGGCAGGTAAATTTCGTTGATCAGTTCGAGAGCTTTACATTGCGCCCCGTCCCGATTCCCGGCGCTGTCTGGCTCCTCGGCTCTGGACTAACTGGTCTATTTGCATTGAGAAGAAAAAAGCAGAGTTAATACATCTCAGTTTTGACCATGAAGGGGAGTTTTGACGCCCTTTAGTTTTATAGTTAATATCTGAAATGGAATTAAAAACTTAGGCTTACAAACTATTGATCTTCTGCCTGATAACATCGGACGTTGCAGCCCGATGAAGAACTATCGGGGTCACCCATTAAAGGGTTCGTCAAGAGAAAAAACACCCCCCTATTAAAAAAGATAGTCTCTTTTTTAAATGACTGTCAGTCTGCACTCACTCGGACACCGTTTTGTCTCCCGCCCCGCATACGACATTTCTTTGTTATGGTTAGAGTCGGTTTGATCCGATCCGCTCCAGTGTTGAGCAAAGCAAGCCCTTCCTTGATTACCCCACTATTTACTTACCTTGATTTACCAGCTCTAAACAATTTGATATTGACATATAATCGCCTTTTCGTTAACCTCCCCGTTAATAATGGTTAACGAAAAGGCATAAATAATGAAAAGCCAGATATTAAAAATTTTGCGATCGGACAATAAAATCGTGTCCGGTGAAGAATTGAGTACAGATCATGGAATATCAAGGGTTTCTGTATGGAAACATATTCGCTCTCTTCAGGAATCAGGCTATAACATTGTTGCAGGCCCAAAAGGTTACATGATTGAAAGTTCACCCGATGCTCTTTTCCCCTGGGAGTTTCCGGAAAGAGAATCAAGCATCCACTATATTCCCGAAACATCTTCAACAATGGATATAGCAAGAAATCTTGCCAGGAAAAGTTGTCCGCATTTTACGGTTGTAATTGCAGGAAAGCAGAAAAAAGGCCGGGGTCGCTTAAATCGCATCTGGTATTCCAATGAGGGCGGTCTGTATTTTACCTTGGTTCTCAGGCCCGAAATACCTGCAATGCTTGCTTCACGCATAACCTTTCTTGCATCTGTGGTGCTGGTTCAGATATTACGCAAATTATATGACATAGACGCCAAGGTCAAATGGCCAAATGATATTCTTGTTGGAGGCAAAAAGCTTTGCGGGATGCTTTCAGAAATGGAAGCAGAAGCCGAAATGGTTTCTTTTATAAACATTGGTATTGGTGTTAATGTAAACAATGATCCTTCACTTGAAGAACCGGGGGCCACTTCGCTCAAAATTTTGAAAGGAAAAGAATTTTTACGAAAAGAACTTCTTTCATTATTTCTGGATGAATTTGAAACCAGGCTGAACACGGAATCTCTTGA encodes:
- a CDS encoding VPLPA-CTERM sorting domain-containing protein, whose amino-acid sequence is MKKKLVGLMVGLVIIGIAALHDEANASLYRLEASILVDRVHSYTWTVGSGGSNPIPLPSGMNVNAGDLATIVFEYEVTNTTPNQIIDSNGDTKNYLYGINQDFYPGFFSASVSINGQQWRLSSELNTLTEGGLYMSEGPLSPGSDDRWQQVQWRINSYDDFADTEFPFSYGDEDITMNLRDITPPNELYGLPLSVPTSEDDLHLPALDSDTYISFSSWGDIDADTGIGWQVNFVDQFESFTLRPVPIPGAVWLLGSGLTGLFALRRKKQS
- a CDS encoding biotin--[acetyl-CoA-carboxylase] ligase, translated to MKSQILKILRSDNKIVSGEELSTDHGISRVSVWKHIRSLQESGYNIVAGPKGYMIESSPDALFPWEFPERESSIHYIPETSSTMDIARNLARKSCPHFTVVIAGKQKKGRGRLNRIWYSNEGGLYFTLVLRPEIPAMLASRITFLASVVLVQILRKLYDIDAKVKWPNDILVGGKKLCGMLSEMEAEAEMVSFINIGIGVNVNNDPSLEEPGATSLKILKGKEFLRKELLSLFLDEFETRLNTESLDNIIPQWKLYTMTLNQPVKIVTTSDTHEGIAVDIDENGSLILKLKDGTLQKILCGDCFQ